A DNA window from Haloferax volcanii DS2 contains the following coding sequences:
- a CDS encoding sialidase family protein: protein MSERNSSRQHSRRKYLAALGAAGVAAVGSTGVIAGRGRDDEQTDVEGTLYSPPSGAPAPGSLYPRVTRLKRGSGKGSEKQLLATFEYYPSMSGGSRPYFPVYRSTDGGETWSKFSEIHDTSGKDWGLRYQPTLFELPHAVGPWPAGTVLAAGNSIPILDDPEDVPEGEVGELGETSIDLYASTDRGESWEFVSTVVTGGKAVPYDGNSPVWEPELGLDDDGNLVCYFADERMGSDDDYNQLVAYKASEDGGQSWGDEQFVAAIPDETTRPGMPTVTPLPNGTYVMSYEVIGPDYLYGEVHVKTSPDGREWGDPTDVGTLVSTADGRRFINGPYVTWTRAGGKDGTILVSGKQLVDGNRDLAEGNGEVVLANSNLDGSGDWEAVDAPLSFETEGDLGGRAFVGWTTPLLPSRHGDELLQLTSVADGPNLCEISYGVQSLPLDDGT, encoded by the coding sequence ATGAGCGAACGCAATTCAAGCCGCCAGCATAGCCGCCGGAAGTACCTCGCCGCGCTCGGCGCTGCCGGGGTCGCAGCGGTCGGGTCAACCGGCGTTATCGCGGGCCGCGGACGCGACGACGAACAGACAGACGTCGAAGGGACGCTGTACTCGCCCCCGTCGGGCGCGCCCGCTCCCGGGTCGCTGTATCCCCGCGTCACGCGACTGAAACGCGGGTCGGGGAAAGGCAGCGAGAAGCAGTTGCTCGCGACGTTCGAGTACTATCCGTCGATGAGCGGCGGGTCGAGGCCGTACTTCCCCGTCTACCGAAGCACCGACGGGGGAGAGACTTGGTCGAAGTTCTCCGAGATTCACGACACGAGCGGGAAGGACTGGGGGCTTCGATACCAGCCGACCCTGTTTGAACTCCCGCACGCCGTCGGTCCGTGGCCGGCCGGGACGGTCCTCGCCGCCGGGAACTCCATTCCGATCCTCGACGACCCCGAAGACGTCCCCGAAGGTGAGGTCGGCGAACTCGGTGAGACGAGCATCGACCTGTACGCCAGCACCGACCGCGGGGAGTCCTGGGAGTTCGTGAGCACCGTCGTCACGGGCGGCAAAGCCGTCCCTTACGACGGGAACAGCCCCGTCTGGGAGCCGGAACTGGGACTGGACGACGACGGGAACCTCGTCTGTTACTTCGCCGACGAGCGGATGGGGAGCGACGACGACTACAATCAGTTGGTCGCGTACAAGGCCTCGGAGGACGGCGGCCAGTCGTGGGGCGACGAGCAGTTCGTCGCGGCCATCCCGGACGAGACGACACGCCCGGGGATGCCCACCGTCACCCCGCTCCCCAACGGCACGTACGTGATGAGCTACGAGGTCATCGGGCCGGACTACCTGTACGGCGAGGTCCACGTCAAGACCTCGCCCGACGGGCGGGAGTGGGGCGACCCGACGGACGTGGGGACCCTCGTCTCGACGGCCGACGGTCGGCGGTTCATCAACGGCCCGTACGTGACGTGGACACGGGCCGGCGGCAAAGACGGAACGATACTCGTGTCCGGAAAACAGCTCGTCGACGGGAACCGCGACCTCGCGGAGGGGAACGGCGAGGTCGTGCTCGCGAACTCGAACCTCGACGGGAGCGGCGACTGGGAGGCGGTCGACGCCCCGCTGTCGTTCGAGACGGAGGGCGACCTCGGCGGTCGGGCGTTCGTCGGGTGGACGACACCGCTGCTGCCCTCGCGCCACGGGGACGAACTACTGCAACTCACGTCGGTCGCGGACGGCCCGAATCTCTGTGAAATCAGTTACGGCGTCCAGTCGCTACCCCTCGACGACGGGACGTAG
- a CDS encoding ISH3 family transposase yields MSKTQQADSEIHEDQLLNFLVNSLDEEVALTLGENAELDAEDIYEVLVGACADGTSVSTLCERSEDAPHENSVLYHLRTKFDLETLEQVGNMLLQKDVLDVLPQQVEVCADLHLRPYYGDEDDTDGLYHSQAKRGTTAFHAYATLYARVKNKRYTLAVRRLEYGDTASSVLAEFLGILDGLDLGVKAVYLDREFYDSKCLTLLQAHNHAYVMPIVRWGRTIKRELSEGWSRVIQHSLTAKLDGHSWTVEFPVYIDCTYQNGRYDEHGVARHGYAADAPFINSPRDARYHYAKRFGIEASYRLSEQSIATTSTQNPVVRLLYVVVSLLLQNVWRYLHWEYVATPRRGGRRLWEWSFKEFINMVRRAAWTALAVRRAVPANRPPDDRFHR; encoded by the coding sequence GTGTCTAAAACCCAGCAAGCAGACAGTGAAATCCATGAGGACCAGCTCCTTAACTTCCTCGTCAACTCCCTTGACGAGGAAGTTGCTCTCACTCTCGGTGAAAACGCTGAACTCGATGCTGAAGACATCTACGAGGTCCTCGTCGGCGCGTGCGCCGACGGGACCTCGGTCTCAACGCTCTGTGAGAGAAGCGAAGATGCACCCCACGAAAACTCCGTTCTCTACCATCTCCGCACTAAATTCGATCTAGAAACGCTCGAACAGGTTGGCAACATGCTCCTCCAGAAAGACGTTCTCGACGTCCTTCCCCAGCAGGTGGAGGTCTGCGCAGACCTCCACCTGCGGCCCTACTATGGTGACGAAGACGACACGGACGGCCTGTATCACTCACAAGCGAAGCGTGGAACCACCGCGTTCCACGCGTACGCGACACTGTACGCACGCGTGAAGAACAAACGCTACACGCTGGCGGTGCGCCGTCTCGAATACGGCGACACCGCCAGCAGTGTCCTCGCAGAGTTCCTCGGTATTCTCGACGGCCTTGACCTCGGTGTCAAGGCCGTCTATCTTGACCGCGAATTCTACGACAGCAAGTGTTTGACGCTGCTTCAGGCGCACAACCACGCGTACGTCATGCCGATCGTCCGCTGGGGACGGACGATCAAGCGAGAACTCTCAGAAGGGTGGAGTCGCGTGATTCAGCACAGTCTGACAGCGAAACTCGACGGTCACAGCTGGACCGTCGAGTTTCCCGTCTACATCGACTGTACCTACCAGAACGGACGGTACGACGAACATGGGGTGGCGCGTCACGGCTACGCCGCTGACGCGCCGTTCATCAACTCACCACGAGACGCTCGATACCACTACGCGAAACGCTTCGGTATCGAGGCAAGCTATCGACTCTCCGAGCAAAGTATCGCGACGACCTCGACACAGAATCCGGTCGTACGGCTGTTGTACGTCGTGGTGAGCCTGCTGTTACAGAACGTCTGGCGGTATTTGCACTGGGAGTACGTGGCGACGCCCCGCCGTGGGGGGCGTCGCCTCTGGGAGTGGTCGTTCAAGGAGTTCATCAATATGGTCCGTCGAGCAGCGTGGACGGCCCTCGCGGTGCGTCGGGCCGTCCCCGCGAACCGACCACCAGACGACCGGTTCCACCGGTAA
- a CDS encoding alpha-N-arabinofuranosidase, with product MQSEVRVSSHEPIDRISENIYGHFAEHLGRCIYGGLWVGDDDRVETEDGIRMDTVSLLRGLNMPVLRWPGGCFADDYHWEDGVGPRDERPRRRNLWWTQGRENLPEESNEFGTDEFLRLCQLLDTDPYIAVNVGSSTPQEALDWIEYCNYGGDTELANRRRENGQEEPYGVKYWGIGNENWGCGGRFAPDEYADEYRRFANYFNGFDKLMNEESTEFIACGHLTDDWNKVFFDSLNGGMEYGPGSFLGMGSPFNLMDHFSVHRYYQAGGDTDFTDEQYYKIFARAQKVGGDIDRAAETISQYVPEDEIGIIVDEWGVWHPEARSDNGLEQENTVRDALTTAGVLDLIHERADVVSMANIAQLVNVLQCLVQTDEEDAWRTPTYRVFDLYENHVGRTALETSVDTEQRTIEGEENDVPMVSASASEGDGELFVTASNRRHDEPETLTVDVGSSAYSVSSATVLFEGNDIREYSTKENADSFEADVLDVTDEGDGTVTFDAPPASVVGLTLTE from the coding sequence ATGCAGAGTGAAGTACGCGTTAGCAGTCACGAGCCGATAGACCGTATCTCGGAGAACATCTACGGCCACTTCGCCGAACACCTCGGACGCTGTATCTACGGCGGTCTCTGGGTCGGTGACGACGACAGAGTCGAGACCGAAGACGGCATCCGAATGGACACCGTCTCGCTGCTCCGCGGACTGAACATGCCGGTGCTTCGCTGGCCGGGTGGCTGTTTCGCCGACGACTATCACTGGGAAGACGGCGTCGGCCCGCGCGACGAGCGTCCCCGACGGCGGAATCTGTGGTGGACCCAGGGGCGCGAAAACCTCCCCGAGGAGTCCAACGAGTTCGGGACGGACGAGTTCCTCCGACTCTGCCAACTCCTCGACACGGACCCGTACATCGCGGTCAACGTCGGGTCGTCGACGCCGCAGGAGGCGCTCGACTGGATCGAATACTGCAACTACGGCGGCGACACGGAACTCGCTAACAGACGGCGAGAGAACGGCCAAGAAGAGCCGTACGGGGTGAAGTACTGGGGCATCGGGAACGAAAACTGGGGCTGTGGCGGCCGGTTCGCACCCGACGAGTACGCCGACGAATACCGCCGGTTCGCGAACTACTTCAACGGCTTCGACAAGCTGATGAACGAGGAGTCGACGGAGTTCATCGCGTGCGGACACCTCACGGACGACTGGAACAAGGTCTTCTTCGACAGCCTCAACGGCGGCATGGAGTACGGTCCGGGCTCGTTCCTCGGCATGGGGTCGCCGTTCAACCTGATGGACCACTTCTCCGTCCACCGCTACTATCAGGCGGGCGGTGACACCGACTTCACCGACGAGCAGTACTACAAGATTTTCGCGCGCGCACAGAAGGTCGGCGGGGACATCGACCGAGCCGCCGAGACGATTTCGCAGTACGTTCCGGAGGACGAAATCGGCATCATCGTCGACGAGTGGGGCGTGTGGCATCCGGAGGCGCGGAGCGACAACGGACTGGAGCAGGAGAACACGGTTCGGGATGCGCTGACGACCGCCGGCGTCCTCGACCTCATCCACGAGCGGGCCGACGTCGTCTCGATGGCGAACATCGCACAGCTCGTCAACGTCTTGCAGTGTCTCGTCCAGACCGACGAAGAGGACGCGTGGCGGACGCCGACGTATCGCGTCTTCGACCTGTACGAGAACCACGTCGGCCGGACGGCGCTCGAAACGAGCGTCGACACGGAACAGCGCACTATCGAAGGCGAAGAAAACGACGTACCGATGGTCTCGGCGTCGGCCTCTGAGGGCGACGGTGAACTGTTCGTCACGGCCTCGAACCGCCGCCACGACGAACCGGAGACGCTCACCGTCGACGTCGGGTCGTCGGCGTACTCGGTGTCGTCGGCGACCGTTCTCTTCGAAGGCAACGACATCCGAGAGTACTCGACGAAGGAGAACGCGGACTCGTTCGAAGCCGATGTCTTGGACGTCACCGACGAGGGCGACGGCACGGTCACGTTCGACGCGCCGCCGGCGTCCGTCGTCGGTCTGACGCTGACCGAGTAA
- a CDS encoding ABC transporter ATP-binding protein, with translation MSTVSIENVRKVYGGDSDIVAVDDISFEIADAEFLTIVGPSGSGKSTLLRMIAGLEDITEGTIRIGDRVVNGVQPQDRDVAMVFQNYALYPHMTARKNMSYGLQLTTDLPEDEINQRVMDAAEMMGVTDQLDKHPGNLSGGQQQRIATGRAIVREPSVFLFDEPLSNLDAKLRLHMRTELQQLQDTLGTTTVYVTHDQEEAMTMSDRIAVVDGGELQQIGTPEEIYNEPRNLFVGDFVGNPPMNQFEVRLSGTSLVADGFSYDLSERVLEHIKQYADGVDEFVLGIRPENISLTDSDEPNAVRAFLDVREPVGSDNYLHFDIEGEECWVRVPGDVKPDTNQELSLAFDEERLHLFRQSDGINILAQEEPPLEVTAGQNT, from the coding sequence ATGAGTACTGTTAGCATCGAAAACGTGCGAAAAGTCTACGGTGGCGACTCGGATATTGTCGCCGTCGACGACATCAGCTTCGAGATAGCGGACGCTGAGTTCCTGACTATCGTCGGTCCCTCGGGGTCGGGCAAGTCGACGTTGCTCCGTATGATTGCGGGTCTGGAAGATATCACAGAAGGGACGATACGTATCGGGGACCGGGTCGTCAACGGCGTCCAGCCGCAGGACCGGGACGTCGCGATGGTGTTTCAGAACTACGCGTTGTACCCGCACATGACCGCGCGCAAGAACATGAGTTACGGGTTGCAGTTGACGACCGACCTCCCCGAAGACGAGATAAACCAGCGGGTGATGGACGCGGCGGAGATGATGGGTGTTACGGACCAGCTCGACAAGCATCCTGGAAACCTCTCTGGAGGACAGCAACAGCGTATCGCCACGGGCCGCGCCATCGTGCGCGAGCCGTCCGTCTTCCTGTTCGACGAGCCGCTGTCGAACCTCGACGCCAAGCTCAGGCTGCACATGCGGACGGAACTCCAGCAGCTCCAAGACACGCTCGGGACGACGACGGTGTACGTCACTCACGACCAAGAGGAGGCGATGACGATGTCCGACCGCATCGCTGTTGTCGACGGCGGCGAACTCCAGCAGATAGGGACGCCGGAGGAGATATACAACGAACCTCGGAACCTGTTCGTGGGCGACTTCGTCGGGAACCCGCCGATGAACCAGTTCGAGGTACGACTGTCGGGCACGTCGCTGGTCGCCGACGGCTTCAGTTACGACCTCTCCGAGCGAGTTCTCGAACATATCAAGCAGTACGCCGATGGCGTAGACGAGTTCGTGCTCGGCATTCGGCCCGAGAACATCTCCCTCACAGACAGCGACGAGCCCAACGCGGTTCGAGCGTTCCTCGACGTCCGCGAGCCGGTGGGGTCGGACAACTACCTCCACTTCGACATCGAGGGCGAGGAGTGCTGGGTCCGCGTGCCTGGCGATGTCAAACCCGACACGAACCAAGAGCTGTCGCTCGCCTTCGACGAGGAGCGGTTGCATCTCTTTCGGCAGTCTGACGGCATCAACATTCTCGCACAAGAAGAACCACCGTTAGAGGTGACGGCTGGGCAGAACACCTGA
- a CDS encoding carbohydrate ABC transporter permease, translated as MGLRKETIEGIVWSLPYLAVFTVFLIWPALKGLYMSLHTYPNKFDLTETEWVGLQNYVELFQDPVFYNAMEGTLLFVAISVPALVILGLVMALGVNRDVAGKRTLRAIYFSPYVLTVAVVTLVWGQVYSQSYGLINYYLGFFIDNPPGWLTSPDLVMAALAFMTVWWLVGFNFVIFLAARQSIPERLYEAARLDGATGWRAFKDITLPQMRNSVVFVVMVQFILQFQVFAQPYVMTQGGPKDTSDTLVYYLYRSAFSQQQFGYGAAMGYVLVAILIVIAIVNFKVIGDSND; from the coding sequence ATGGGTCTGCGGAAGGAGACCATCGAGGGCATCGTCTGGTCGCTTCCGTACCTCGCCGTGTTCACGGTGTTCCTCATCTGGCCGGCCCTGAAGGGGCTCTACATGAGCCTCCACACGTACCCGAACAAGTTCGACCTCACCGAGACGGAGTGGGTCGGCCTCCAGAACTACGTGGAACTGTTTCAGGACCCCGTGTTTTACAACGCGATGGAGGGAACGCTCCTCTTCGTCGCTATCTCGGTTCCGGCGCTGGTCATCCTCGGCTTGGTAATGGCACTCGGCGTAAACCGGGACGTGGCCGGGAAACGAACCCTTCGGGCCATCTACTTCAGTCCGTACGTCCTCACCGTCGCGGTCGTGACGCTGGTGTGGGGACAGGTGTACTCCCAGAGCTACGGCCTGATAAACTACTACCTCGGGTTCTTCATCGACAACCCGCCGGGGTGGCTCACGTCGCCGGACCTCGTCATGGCGGCGCTCGCGTTCATGACCGTCTGGTGGCTGGTCGGGTTCAACTTCGTCATTTTCCTGGCGGCCCGACAGAGCATCCCCGAACGGCTGTACGAGGCCGCTCGGCTCGACGGCGCGACCGGCTGGCGAGCCTTCAAGGATATCACGCTGCCCCAGATGCGAAACTCGGTCGTGTTCGTGGTGATGGTGCAGTTCATCCTCCAGTTCCAGGTGTTCGCACAACCGTACGTGATGACGCAGGGCGGCCCGAAGGACACCTCCGACACGCTCGTCTACTATCTCTACCGGAGCGCCTTCTCCCAACAGCAGTTCGGCTACGGCGCGGCGATGGGGTACGTGCTGGTCGCCATCCTCATCGTCATCGCAATCGTGAACTTCAAAGTAATCGGTGATTCAAATGACTGA
- a CDS encoding carbohydrate ABC transporter permease yields MTETTSQDSIRARLDGDTVRNVLLHAFLYGLAVLMAVPYLYTLSRSFQPTELLRDPRPYWIPPLAGEPITLEHYQYLLNNTLVVEWTINTFIIAAGATLLIVVIDSMIAFSLTRLDWPGQGLVMGVILASFMVPYYMNIVPLYQIVSDLGLINTYWGVILPAVASPLGVFLLYQFFKDIPAEYEEAARLDGFTTFQVYTRIILPLAKPILSALALFMFVYNWNAFLWPLLVLSNETAYTLPIGLVNLYQGNIDTPGLHMAVAILGSLPLFIIYLIFQGQIVRAVQMQGATG; encoded by the coding sequence ATGACTGAAACGACATCGCAGGACTCGATACGAGCACGGCTCGACGGCGACACGGTTCGGAACGTGTTGCTCCACGCGTTCCTCTACGGCCTCGCCGTTCTCATGGCGGTCCCGTACCTGTACACGCTCTCTCGGTCCTTCCAGCCGACCGAGCTGTTGCGCGACCCGCGACCGTACTGGATACCGCCGCTCGCGGGCGAGCCGATAACGCTCGAACACTACCAGTACCTCCTGAACAACACGCTCGTCGTCGAGTGGACCATCAACACGTTCATCATCGCCGCCGGAGCGACGCTGCTCATCGTCGTCATCGACTCGATGATCGCCTTTTCGCTCACGCGGCTCGACTGGCCCGGTCAAGGGCTGGTCATGGGTGTTATCCTCGCGAGCTTCATGGTCCCGTACTACATGAACATCGTCCCGCTGTACCAGATCGTCTCGGACCTCGGCCTCATCAACACCTACTGGGGTGTGATACTGCCGGCCGTGGCCAGCCCGCTCGGCGTGTTCCTCCTCTACCAGTTCTTCAAGGACATCCCGGCCGAGTACGAGGAGGCGGCGAGGCTCGACGGGTTCACCACCTTCCAGGTGTACACCCGAATCATCCTCCCGCTCGCGAAGCCGATTCTCTCGGCGCTGGCGCTGTTCATGTTCGTCTACAACTGGAACGCGTTCCTCTGGCCCCTCCTCGTGCTGTCGAACGAGACGGCGTACACGCTTCCCATCGGACTGGTGAACCTCTATCAGGGGAACATCGACACGCCGGGACTCCACATGGCGGTCGCGATTCTGGGGTCCTTGCCGCTGTTCATCATCTACCTCATCTTCCAGGGACAAATCGTGCGAGCAGTGCAGATGCAGGGCGCGACGGGATGA
- a CDS encoding ABC transporter substrate-binding protein — translation MVREAITSRTRRKFIKSAGVAGTVALAGCAGNSDNSGDSGSGGGDGDSSDGGSSGNTRSESYELTFWELFSGGEGPIMESIVNKFNEEQPLDTDAEVTINRQRTPWNEYYNKLFTALSGGEAPDMAVMHAAYLRAWDGGIDAIGSYADTASMESDYTESHWDLVTVNDNVNALPMDMHPIGVYYNKDLFEQAGLDPESPPTNWEEFRQAGDAVVENTDAHAFTQSPYNDGFGSFRTWSTWVKQQGGSLYDDEWNPTFDSEAGMNIAQLFSDMTGDMGWAPATSEDTWGNNAFQNGTCAMAMNGTWYVAALSGVDDLNWGFFEPTVGPNKQQDKVWADGHSIVLPKKEGRSDAKSEIAAEVAHWMTTQNPSWGAEAGHLPAANSIYESDTFQNSPYYDKTLNKYVEMAEDGDYFYHPKVPNGDPNAQNWYTWLVDIWAQNSEPQAAIDSGIQTVSNGISE, via the coding sequence ATGGTTCGAGAAGCTATCACTAGCAGGACCCGTCGGAAGTTTATCAAATCTGCCGGAGTCGCGGGAACCGTCGCACTCGCGGGCTGCGCCGGTAACAGCGACAACAGCGGAGATAGCGGAAGTGGCGGCGGTGACGGCGACAGCAGTGACGGCGGCAGTTCCGGCAACACGCGGAGCGAGTCCTACGAGCTCACGTTCTGGGAGCTGTTCAGCGGCGGCGAAGGGCCGATTATGGAGAGCATCGTCAACAAGTTCAACGAGGAACAGCCGCTCGACACGGACGCGGAGGTGACCATCAACCGCCAACGCACCCCGTGGAACGAGTACTACAACAAGCTGTTCACCGCCCTCTCCGGCGGCGAAGCGCCAGACATGGCGGTCATGCACGCCGCGTACCTGCGAGCGTGGGACGGCGGTATCGACGCAATCGGGTCCTACGCCGACACGGCGTCGATGGAGAGCGACTACACCGAAAGCCACTGGGACCTCGTCACCGTCAACGACAACGTGAACGCGCTACCGATGGACATGCATCCCATCGGCGTGTACTACAACAAGGACCTGTTCGAGCAGGCCGGCTTGGACCCCGAGAGCCCGCCGACGAACTGGGAGGAGTTCCGGCAGGCGGGTGACGCGGTCGTCGAGAACACCGACGCTCACGCGTTTACGCAGTCGCCGTACAACGACGGATTCGGGTCGTTCCGGACGTGGAGTACCTGGGTCAAACAGCAGGGCGGGAGTCTCTACGACGACGAGTGGAACCCGACGTTCGACAGCGAGGCCGGGATGAACATCGCCCAACTCTTCTCCGACATGACCGGCGACATGGGATGGGCCCCCGCCACGAGCGAGGACACGTGGGGGAACAACGCCTTCCAGAACGGAACGTGCGCGATGGCGATGAACGGGACGTGGTACGTCGCCGCCCTGTCCGGCGTCGACGACCTCAACTGGGGCTTCTTCGAACCGACCGTCGGCCCGAACAAACAGCAGGATAAGGTCTGGGCTGACGGCCACTCCATCGTCCTCCCGAAGAAGGAGGGCCGGAGCGACGCCAAGTCGGAGATTGCCGCCGAAGTCGCCCACTGGATGACCACGCAGAACCCCTCGTGGGGTGCCGAAGCCGGTCACCTGCCCGCCGCGAACAGCATCTACGAGTCCGACACCTTCCAGAACAGCCCGTACTACGATAAGACGCTCAACAAGTACGTCGAGATGGCCGAAGACGGCGACTACTTCTACCACCCGAAGGTCCCGAACGGCGACCCGAACGCGCAGAACTGGTACACGTGGCTCGTCGACATCTGGGCGCAGAACTCCGAGCCACAGGCTGCTATCGATTCCGGAATCCAGACGGTCTCGAACGGCATCTCGGAGTAA